In Ruminococcaceae bacterium BL-4, one DNA window encodes the following:
- the tsf gene encoding elongation factor Ts (Evidence 2a : Function from experimental evidences in other organisms; PubMedId : 6396082, 9244380, 9973356, 27624934; Product type f : factor) has protein sequence MAFTAKDVKELREKTGCGMMDCKKALTASDGDMDKALDFLREKGLAAATKKAGRIAAEGVAYAVSDDKAGVILEVNAETDFVAKNASFQEFVEICAKTILKENPADLDALLKCKVFGKEITVDEELKEKIYKIGENIKIRRFQRMEGVTADYIHAGGKIAVLVGFDTDPAIAAKDEFKEYAHNVGMQIAAMNPQFLDRNSVPKDVVEHEKKIASEQAAASGKPANVIEKMVVGKVNKTLKEICLVDQAYVKDSSLSVQKYTEQVAKELGGKITIKGFVRYEKGEGLEKRNENFAEEIKNLVK, from the coding sequence ATGGCTTTTACCGCAAAGGACGTAAAAGAGCTCCGTGAAAAAACCGGCTGCGGAATGATGGATTGTAAAAAAGCACTTACCGCATCCGATGGAGATATGGACAAGGCGCTGGATTTTCTGCGTGAAAAGGGACTGGCTGCCGCTACAAAAAAGGCTGGAAGAATTGCCGCAGAAGGTGTTGCATATGCTGTTTCTGATGACAAGGCCGGCGTGATTCTCGAAGTAAATGCAGAGACGGATTTTGTTGCAAAGAATGCTTCATTCCAAGAGTTCGTTGAGATCTGTGCTAAGACAATCCTCAAAGAGAATCCGGCAGATTTAGATGCTTTGCTCAAATGTAAAGTTTTTGGCAAAGAGATCACAGTCGATGAAGAGCTTAAAGAAAAGATTTACAAGATCGGTGAGAATATTAAGATTCGTCGTTTCCAGCGCATGGAAGGCGTAACGGCTGATTATATTCATGCAGGCGGAAAGATTGCAGTTCTGGTCGGCTTTGACACTGATCCGGCGATTGCAGCAAAAGATGAATTTAAGGAGTATGCACATAATGTGGGCATGCAGATTGCGGCAATGAATCCGCAGTTCTTAGATCGTAATTCTGTTCCTAAAGATGTTGTTGAACACGAAAAGAAAATTGCAAGTGAGCAGGCAGCAGCTTCCGGAAAGCCAGCAAATGTCATTGAGAAGATGGTGGTCGGTAAGGTCAACAAAACGCTCAAGGAAATTTGTCTTGTCGATCAGGCTTATGTCAAAGATAGTAGCCTTTCTGTTCAGAAATACACTGAGCAGGTAGCAAAAGAGCTTGGCGGAAAAATTACAATTAAAGGATTTGTCCGTTACGAAAAAGGCGAGGGCCTAGAGAAACGCAATGAGAATTTTGCAGAAGAAATTAAGAACCTCGTTAAATAA
- a CDS encoding HD_domain domain-containing protein yields the protein MEQERIKQQLHFLLETDKMKNILRRTVLTDQSRRETDAEHSWHLALMAMVLYEYACPHVDLDRAIKMCLIHDLIEIYAGDTFAYDVAGNQTKTVRESEAADKLYIQLPSDQGPQMRALWEEFDAMKTPDAQYAAACDRLQPFLNNVATDGYTWKLGRVTRSQVYKRMDMVRIGMPPLWPFVVKKIENAVKNHELLPE from the coding sequence TTGGAACAGGAACGAATCAAACAGCAGCTCCATTTTCTGCTGGAAACCGACAAGATGAAAAACATTCTCCGTAGAACCGTTTTAACAGATCAAAGCCGTCGTGAGACGGATGCAGAGCACAGTTGGCATCTTGCACTGATGGCTATGGTCCTTTATGAATACGCATGTCCACACGTCGATCTCGACCGTGCAATCAAAATGTGCCTTATCCACGATTTAATCGAAATCTATGCCGGCGATACTTTTGCTTATGATGTCGCCGGAAACCAAACAAAAACAGTACGAGAATCCGAAGCTGCAGACAAATTATACATTCAGCTTCCATCCGATCAGGGGCCTCAGATGCGAGCCCTTTGGGAAGAATTTGATGCAATGAAAACGCCGGATGCACAATATGCCGCTGCCTGTGACCGCCTACAGCCATTTTTGAACAACGTCGCTACTGACGGATACACTTGGAAGCTCGGGCGTGTTACACGTTCTCAAGTATATAAGCGAATGGATATGGTACGCATTGGCATGCCGCCCTTATGGCCATTTGTTGTTAAAAAAATAGAAAATGCTGTTAAAAATCATGAACTGCTCCCGGAATAA
- a CDS encoding protein of unknown function (Evidence 5 : Unknown function) has protein sequence MKKSILSKIDENIFSFLPQQKRYNSRNYPEDFEQCKEWLSPAAQQLSGSDNAFQEAFAQELLDCYFSYFQEIGLKLKGISFYDRRFWIGMYVLPALQSFGPEGISAANHFIRLWNEAQPKNKMGLVTYEAIIGGFDRGLYSIFFRKKK, from the coding sequence TTGAAAAAATCCATTCTTTCTAAAATTGATGAAAATATTTTTTCTTTTCTTCCGCAGCAAAAGCGCTACAATTCCAGAAACTATCCAGAAGACTTTGAACAATGCAAAGAATGGCTTTCGCCAGCTGCGCAGCAGCTTTCCGGCAGTGACAATGCTTTTCAGGAGGCTTTTGCCCAAGAATTGCTTGACTGCTATTTCTCTTATTTTCAGGAAATCGGTCTCAAACTGAAGGGGATTTCATTTTATGACCGCCGCTTTTGGATTGGGATGTATGTTCTGCCGGCTTTACAAAGCTTTGGGCCGGAAGGCATCTCTGCCGCCAATCATTTTATCAGGCTTTGGAATGAGGCTCAGCCCAAAAACAAAATGGGACTGGTCACTTATGAAGCAATCATAGGTGGATTTGATCGTGGCTTATACTCTATTTTCTTCCGCAAGAAAAAATAA
- a CDS encoding Xaa-Pro aminopeptidase: MTVREKIQALRREMDRYKVDAVIVPTSDPHLSEYPPMCWQARNWLTGFTGSAGTLVVTKEEAGLWTDGRYFLQAESELCGSHIKLYRMGVKGVPTISTFLAAKIPAGRAAVDGMVCPARTAFVIENALKKVDAELVDLDLISRIWKEGRPDLPNSAIVTLADSFSGQSAKDKIKLIRKHLKELGVQAQLYSLLEDTAWGTNLRGSDIDYNPFFLSYFLVTEENAILYVEKDRLSEEARDSLEENNIEVRPYGALQKNLQQDFGGCKFLVSLPDICWTCVRLLIQNPTVTVVYGSDVIRNLKGVKNETELSNLRTAHLWDGVALTKFAVWLSNRMKNGTPTGEYDVCEKLKALRAALPENRGESFATIAAFGKNAAMMHYEPTKEKYSMIEPHGFLLIDSGGQFLTGTTDVTRTFSMGPLTEEERESYTFVLKAHISLAMAHFPEGTTGGALDALSREQVWRVGQDYRCGTGHGVGYYGGVHEGPQNFCPGSPIPLKVGMTITDEPGIYKDEKFGIRIENMLEVVFWKNTEYGDFYGFRPLTLFPIDTTPLCLEMMTREEKEYLNQYHKTVYEKLSPLLEKEEREWLQRACRPVSEGGNL, from the coding sequence TTGACAGTTCGGGAAAAAATTCAGGCTTTGCGTCGGGAGATGGACCGGTACAAAGTGGATGCTGTGATCGTTCCAACCAGCGATCCTCATTTGAGTGAATACCCACCAATGTGCTGGCAGGCGAGGAACTGGCTTACCGGTTTTACCGGAAGTGCAGGAACTTTAGTTGTGACGAAAGAAGAGGCCGGATTATGGACGGATGGGCGGTACTTTCTGCAGGCTGAGTCCGAACTTTGCGGCAGTCATATTAAACTTTATCGAATGGGAGTCAAAGGAGTTCCCACGATTTCGACTTTTCTCGCCGCTAAAATTCCGGCAGGCAGAGCAGCTGTAGATGGAATGGTTTGTCCAGCCAGAACAGCATTTGTAATTGAAAATGCGCTGAAAAAAGTAGATGCGGAACTGGTTGATCTTGATTTGATATCACGGATCTGGAAAGAAGGACGCCCAGATTTGCCCAATTCGGCGATTGTGACTTTGGCGGATTCCTTTTCAGGACAGTCTGCGAAAGATAAAATAAAATTAATTCGGAAACATCTCAAAGAATTGGGAGTGCAGGCACAGCTTTATAGTTTGTTGGAGGATACCGCATGGGGAACAAATCTGCGCGGCAGCGATATCGACTACAATCCCTTCTTCCTATCTTATTTTTTAGTTACGGAAGAGAATGCGATTCTTTACGTAGAAAAGGACAGGCTGTCTGAAGAAGCGCGGGATTCCCTCGAAGAAAATAACATCGAGGTTCGCCCATATGGCGCTTTGCAGAAAAACTTGCAGCAGGATTTTGGTGGCTGCAAGTTCCTCGTGAGTCTTCCTGATATCTGTTGGACTTGTGTGCGTTTGTTGATCCAAAATCCAACGGTCACTGTTGTTTATGGGTCCGATGTGATTAGGAATCTAAAAGGCGTTAAGAATGAAACAGAGCTTTCTAATTTACGCACTGCACATTTATGGGATGGCGTTGCTCTAACCAAATTTGCTGTGTGGTTATCCAACCGGATGAAAAACGGAACGCCTACGGGGGAATATGATGTCTGTGAAAAATTGAAAGCACTTCGTGCTGCACTGCCGGAAAATCGCGGTGAAAGTTTTGCAACCATTGCAGCTTTTGGAAAAAATGCAGCAATGATGCATTACGAACCTACAAAAGAAAAATATTCTATGATAGAACCGCATGGATTTTTGCTGATTGATTCCGGTGGACAATTTTTGACCGGTACGACTGATGTGACCAGAACATTTTCAATGGGGCCTCTTACTGAAGAGGAACGCGAGAGCTATACATTCGTATTGAAAGCCCATATTAGTCTTGCCATGGCGCATTTTCCGGAAGGAACGACCGGAGGAGCATTGGACGCGCTTTCGAGAGAACAAGTCTGGAGAGTCGGGCAGGATTATCGCTGCGGAACAGGACATGGAGTCGGATATTATGGCGGAGTTCATGAGGGACCGCAGAATTTTTGTCCGGGCAGCCCGATTCCGCTTAAAGTTGGCATGACGATTACAGATGAACCCGGCATTTATAAGGATGAAAAATTTGGAATCCGGATTGAAAATATGCTGGAAGTCGTTTTTTGGAAAAATACAGAGTATGGCGACTTTTATGGGTTTCGTCCGCTTACACTGTTTCCAATTGATACAACTCCGCTCTGCTTGGAGATGATGACGCGGGAAGAAAAAGAATATTTAAATCAATATCATAAAACAGTCTATGAAAAGTTGTCTCCTCTTCTTGAAAAAGAAGAACGTGAATGGCTGCAAAGGGCATGCCGCCCAGTTTCTGAAGGAGGAAATTTATGA
- the pyrB gene encoding aspartate carbamoyltransferase, catalytic subunit (Evidence 2a : Function from experimental evidences in other organisms; PubMedId : 10318893, 1598232, 1699940, 2271528, 2271529, 2459698, 3928602, 6300835, 6302686, 6341995, 6364131, 6377306, 9298646, 9629924; Product type e : enzyme), with protein sequence MRSLIDPLDLSIKEIDSILDLADDIAKDPKRYRHVCDGKKLATLFYEPSTRTRLSFEAAMLNMGGSVMGFATADSSSATKGESVADTIRVVSCYADICAMRHPKEGAPLRASLYSKIPVINAGDGGHQHPTQTLADLMTIRQKKGRLSHLTIGLCGDLKFGRTVHSLIKSLSRYEGISFVLISPEELRVPSYILEEVLKPKRISYKEVSNLELAMGELDLLYMTRVQKERFFNEADYVRLKDTYILTEDKLRNAKPDMYILHPLPRVNEISLEVDDDPRAAYFDQVQNGVYVRMALMMKLLGVEKPC encoded by the coding sequence ATGAGAAGCCTAATTGATCCGCTCGATTTGTCTATCAAAGAAATCGATTCTATTTTGGATTTAGCAGATGATATTGCAAAGGACCCGAAACGCTATCGCCATGTTTGTGACGGCAAAAAACTTGCGACGCTTTTTTATGAGCCAAGCACACGCACACGCCTGAGTTTTGAAGCTGCTATGCTCAATATGGGCGGCAGCGTGATGGGATTTGCTACCGCTGATTCTTCCTCTGCTACAAAGGGAGAAAGTGTGGCAGATACCATTCGTGTGGTTTCCTGTTATGCGGATATCTGTGCAATGAGGCACCCAAAAGAGGGCGCTCCGTTAAGGGCATCGCTCTATTCCAAAATACCGGTGATCAATGCCGGAGACGGAGGGCATCAGCATCCGACTCAGACTTTGGCGGATCTGATGACAATTCGGCAGAAAAAAGGGCGCCTTTCTCATTTGACGATTGGGCTTTGTGGAGATCTAAAGTTTGGCAGAACGGTCCATTCTTTAATTAAATCGCTTTCTCGATATGAAGGGATCAGCTTTGTGCTGATTTCGCCGGAGGAGCTGCGTGTACCAAGCTATATTCTTGAGGAAGTTTTAAAGCCAAAAAGGATTTCCTATAAAGAAGTCAGCAATTTGGAGCTTGCCATGGGGGAACTTGATTTACTTTACATGACCCGCGTGCAGAAGGAACGTTTTTTCAATGAAGCGGATTATGTCCGTTTGAAAGATACTTATATCTTGACTGAGGACAAGCTTCGCAATGCAAAACCGGATATGTATATTCTGCATCCATTGCCGCGTGTGAATGAGATTTCTTTGGAAGTAGACGATGATCCGCGTGCTGCTTATTTTGATCAGGTACAAAATGGTGTTTATGTACGAATGGCGCTGATGATGAAACTTTTGGGGGTGGAAAAGCCATGCTGA
- the pyrI gene encoding Aspartate carbamoyltransferase regulatory chain: MLNIDSLQTGIVIDHIPAGESMRIYELLHLEQMDCCVAVIKNARSTKYGRKDIIKIEGDVKINLDVLGFVDPNITVDFIKNGKIIEKKTMKLPQYLKNVIKCKNPRCITTIEEEIDQVFQLCDPKTRRYRCIYCEQEYSPRS; this comes from the coding sequence ATGCTGAATATTGATTCTTTGCAGACTGGAATTGTCATTGATCATATTCCTGCCGGAGAAAGTATGCGTATTTATGAGCTCCTTCATCTGGAACAAATGGACTGTTGTGTTGCGGTGATCAAAAATGCACGCAGTACAAAATATGGACGGAAAGATATCATTAAAATTGAGGGCGATGTTAAGATTAACCTTGATGTTTTGGGGTTTGTTGATCCAAATATCACAGTCGATTTTATTAAAAATGGAAAAATTATTGAGAAAAAGACGATGAAACTTCCTCAGTATCTGAAAAATGTAATTAAATGCAAAAATCCTCGCTGCATTACAACAATTGAAGAAGAAATCGATCAGGTGTTTCAGCTTTGTGATCCTAAAACAAGACGGTATCGCTGCATTTATTGTGAACAAGAATATTCTCCGAGATCATAA
- a CDS encoding Rhomboid domain-containing protein — MNWIDKLDRKFGRHSISHLMYGISAVMLIVYFANLLTRGTVYQLLAFNRSLIFSGQIWRVITFLILPPNNSPIWILFSLYFYCLIGNGLEQEWGSFRFNLFYLIGAFGAIISGFLTGYAVNDYLNFSMFLAFAAIYPDFQILVFFVLPIQVKYLAILDVVFYALSFISGTFSTRIAILMALLNVILFFGSDFYHHLKGESSYRQTRNNWRNFYR, encoded by the coding sequence ATGAATTGGATTGATAAATTGGATCGAAAATTCGGAAGGCATTCGATTTCACACTTGATGTACGGGATTTCTGCTGTGATGTTGATTGTCTACTTCGCAAATTTGCTGACGAGGGGAACAGTTTATCAGCTGCTTGCTTTTAACCGTTCTTTGATCTTTTCGGGACAGATCTGGAGGGTAATCACTTTCTTGATTCTTCCGCCGAACAACTCTCCTATCTGGATTTTATTCAGCCTGTATTTTTATTGTCTGATCGGCAATGGATTGGAGCAGGAATGGGGCAGCTTCCGCTTTAATTTGTTTTATTTGATTGGTGCTTTTGGAGCAATTATTTCCGGCTTTTTGACAGGATATGCAGTCAATGATTATCTGAACTTTTCTATGTTTCTGGCATTTGCAGCAATCTATCCAGATTTTCAGATTCTTGTCTTTTTCGTCCTGCCGATTCAAGTAAAATATCTTGCCATTCTCGACGTCGTTTTTTATGCGCTTTCTTTTATAAGTGGAACTTTTTCAACTCGGATAGCAATTTTGATGGCACTTTTAAATGTGATTCTTTTCTTCGGCAGTGATTTTTATCATCATTTAAAAGGGGAATCCAGCTATCGGCAGACACGCAATAACTGGAGAAATTTTTATCGATAA
- a CDS encoding putative TGc domain-containing protein (Evidence 3 : Putative function from multiple computational evidences): MTCRKGTSMKRIRALAVLLCFCMIFSGCSFHDFPWDSQSQHQQTQTMSESDSQAQAQKDLKIEQKSDYENLPDDDCRTLYDQLLSGVSEISTQQQSDGSYSIQEVTVSRSLSAAQIRESVRAMRNDHPEYFWISTVYQYRYFGGNTSVQLFSYLSPEESTENSQQLKQVIDGVLADVSENSSDLDREIAVFHALSNQCKYDFDAEKDESKWRAYTAVGALLDGKAVCDGYARAMELLCAYVKIPCRIIYGTSKGSPHAWNLVKLDGNWYHFDPTWIDGNSIRVYDAFNVTDKVIELDHTISPINGEEDGNFEMPACTATEDNYFVARGIHINRTNDLDSEGIIKALKEAMLSGDTNLAFYIDPSIDFQTELKALFSGPPYQFQQWVETADFLLPSEKQIHYNNVRYIPFEAMHGISLQLDYQES, translated from the coding sequence ATGACTTGCAGAAAGGGAACATCCATGAAAAGAATTCGAGCCTTGGCGGTTTTACTTTGTTTTTGCATGATCTTTTCCGGCTGCAGCTTTCATGATTTTCCATGGGATTCTCAGAGTCAGCATCAGCAGACTCAAACGATGTCAGAAAGCGATTCACAGGCACAGGCACAGAAAGATTTAAAAATTGAACAAAAAAGTGATTATGAAAATTTGCCTGATGATGACTGCCGAACTCTTTATGATCAGCTTTTGTCTGGAGTATCGGAGATTTCTACTCAGCAGCAGTCTGATGGAAGCTATTCAATTCAGGAAGTCACTGTTTCGCGCTCTCTTTCCGCTGCACAAATTCGGGAAAGTGTAAGAGCAATGCGAAACGATCATCCCGAATACTTTTGGATAAGTACCGTTTATCAATATCGGTATTTTGGAGGCAATACTTCTGTACAGTTGTTTTCATATCTTTCTCCGGAAGAAAGCACTGAAAATTCGCAGCAGTTAAAACAGGTTATTGATGGAGTTCTTGCCGATGTATCGGAGAACAGTAGTGACCTTGACCGGGAGATTGCAGTCTTTCATGCACTTTCTAATCAATGCAAATATGATTTTGATGCCGAAAAAGACGAGAGTAAATGGCGGGCTTATACGGCAGTTGGAGCACTCCTAGATGGAAAAGCAGTCTGTGATGGGTATGCGCGGGCTATGGAGTTACTATGCGCTTATGTAAAAATCCCTTGTAGGATTATTTATGGCACCTCTAAGGGTAGCCCCCATGCTTGGAATTTGGTTAAACTTGATGGAAATTGGTATCATTTTGATCCCACTTGGATAGACGGCAACAGTATTCGTGTCTATGATGCTTTTAATGTAACAGACAAAGTAATTGAGCTGGATCATACAATCAGCCCTATCAATGGAGAAGAAGACGGAAATTTTGAAATGCCAGCCTGCACGGCAACAGAAGATAATTATTTCGTTGCGCGGGGGATCCATATTAATAGGACTAACGATTTGGATTCAGAAGGGATTATAAAAGCTTTAAAAGAGGCGATGCTTTCTGGAGATACAAATTTGGCCTTTTACATCGACCCTTCCATCGATTTTCAAACAGAATTAAAAGCACTTTTTTCGGGCCCTCCTTATCAATTTCAGCAATGGGTAGAGACAGCGGATTTTTTGCTGCCTTCAGAAAAACAGATTCATTATAATAATGTTCGTTATATTCCTTTTGAGGCAATGCATGGAATCAGCTTGCAGCTTGATTATCAGGAATCTTAA
- a CDS encoding Hydrolase NUDIX family yields MLQDILPHIYHNSFELRSAKEDDAVFIFRRNQVLLKVADGQLTLPHIKDFSQIAPEHCRSLFSIDDTWYSMLKEGEITPPEGYDYYSTAQYREFRPMEVLFPCAVAGSLNRWYLDNRYCGACGEKLQDSEEERALLCPSCGKILYPKICPAVIVAVRDGDRLLLTKYAGRSFKRYALIAGFNEIGESIEETVHREVFEEVGLKVKNLRFYKSQPWVFTDTLLMGFFCDLDGKDQITLQESELSVGTWVKRSELPKDMAKLSLTGEMIERFRKGIR; encoded by the coding sequence GTGTTACAGGATATTTTACCACATATTTATCATAATTCATTTGAGCTGCGTTCTGCAAAAGAGGACGATGCTGTTTTTATTTTTCGGAGAAACCAAGTCCTTTTAAAGGTCGCTGATGGTCAGTTGACCTTACCGCATATCAAAGATTTTTCACAGATTGCTCCGGAGCATTGTCGCTCCCTGTTTTCGATTGATGATACATGGTATTCCATGCTAAAGGAAGGCGAAATTACTCCACCGGAGGGGTATGACTATTATTCTACTGCGCAGTACCGAGAATTTCGTCCCATGGAAGTTCTATTTCCCTGTGCTGTCGCTGGAAGTTTGAATAGATGGTATCTGGATAATCGATATTGCGGTGCTTGTGGGGAAAAACTGCAGGACAGTGAAGAGGAAAGAGCTTTGCTCTGCCCTTCATGCGGGAAAATCTTATACCCAAAGATTTGTCCGGCAGTTATAGTTGCCGTTCGTGACGGAGATCGTCTTCTCTTAACAAAATACGCAGGACGCTCATTTAAAAGATATGCGCTGATTGCCGGCTTTAATGAAATCGGAGAGTCTATTGAAGAGACGGTTCATCGCGAAGTCTTTGAAGAAGTAGGATTAAAAGTTAAAAATTTAAGATTTTACAAATCACAGCCATGGGTATTTACCGATACTTTATTAATGGGATTTTTTTGTGATCTTGACGGAAAAGATCAGATTACACTGCAGGAAAGCGAGCTGTCGGTTGGCACGTGGGTAAAACGCAGCGAATTGCCGAAGGACATGGCAAAGCTTAGTTTGACTGGAGAAATGATTGAGCGTTTTCGCAAAGGAATTAGATAA
- a CDS encoding protein of unknown function (Evidence 5 : Unknown function): MKIKQRKETKGPVKIPRGIETEREEKLVKNGQKENTQVF, encoded by the coding sequence TTGAAAATTAAACAACGAAAAGAGACAAAGGGACCCGTAAAGATTCCGAGAGGGATTGAAACGGAACGAGAAGAAAAACTCGTAAAAAACGGACAAAAAGAAAACACGCAAGTGTTTTGA
- a CDS encoding protein of unknown function (Evidence 5 : Unknown function) encodes MSLKKVPADLKSTGTININLKKEKPGSQAGSPEVVWCTIRDSNPGHPD; translated from the coding sequence GTGAGCTTAAAAAAAGTCCCTGCTGATTTAAAATCAACAGGGACTATAAATATTAACCTTAAAAAAGAAAAACCGGGCAGCCAAGCTGGCAGCCCGGAAGTAGTTTGGTGCACCATCAGGGACTCGAACCCGGGACACCCTGATTAA
- a CDS encoding LysR family transcriptional regulator produces the protein MAFANVVNKEQTNLKDILSDIKKEERGVLRFGASTLRMNACLPNILPKFSARYPNVEIRITDTISSKLEPMVLDGELDFAIVLSEGENSKLLNWDLMTDQIYLCVADSLLQQYYHEEAESLKAAALHGANINDFSKLPFCILSNRMGRKIKECFDNGGIIPKVYMTSSYTQISSIICFKKLAACFASQMCLVNQRKDIPEDINIFPVYCQNEPLNQHLSLIRHKERYLSHPSKYFLELLFQYFSEIEQIHMNRTV, from the coding sequence TTGGCTTTTGCGAATGTCGTCAATAAAGAGCAAACGAATTTAAAAGATATTCTTTCAGATATCAAGAAAGAAGAGCGTGGTGTTCTGCGTTTTGGCGCCAGTACATTGCGAATGAATGCGTGTTTACCAAATATTCTTCCAAAATTTTCAGCAAGATATCCAAACGTGGAAATTCGGATTACGGATACAATTTCCTCAAAACTCGAGCCCATGGTCCTTGACGGAGAGTTGGATTTTGCGATTGTCTTATCGGAAGGAGAAAATTCCAAACTGCTCAATTGGGATTTAATGACTGATCAGATCTACCTCTGCGTAGCTGATTCTCTTTTACAGCAGTATTATCACGAAGAGGCAGAGTCACTGAAAGCGGCGGCGCTTCATGGAGCCAATATCAACGATTTTTCCAAGCTGCCATTCTGCATTCTTTCAAACCGAATGGGGCGTAAAATTAAAGAATGCTTTGATAACGGCGGTATAATCCCAAAAGTATATATGACGAGTTCTTATACGCAGATCAGCTCGATTATCTGCTTTAAAAAACTGGCTGCTTGCTTTGCTTCGCAAATGTGCCTTGTGAATCAGCGAAAAGACATTCCGGAAGACATTAATATTTTCCCAGTTTACTGTCAAAACGAACCATTAAACCAACACTTATCTCTCATTCGACATAAAGAGCGGTACTTGTCACATCCCTCAAAATATTTTCTAGAGCTTCTGTTCCAATATTTTTCTGAAATTGAACAGATTCATATGAATCGGACCGTTTAA